The following proteins are co-located in the Apium graveolens cultivar Ventura chromosome 5, ASM990537v1, whole genome shotgun sequence genome:
- the LOC141660101 gene encoding uncharacterized protein LOC141660101: MVSNVKKQLQNLRESGWDELLEEVSTFCFEQKINIPNMEDNVLGRIRGKQATTYFHHFRVVIFCQVVDHISQEMENRFSESKFSPSDLMELKEELKMWLSEMKINAAFLKLQNTGDLAKKMVDVGFDRSFPLVYLLLELILILPVATASVERAFSAMNIIKTNLRNKMGDEFLTDCLVCYIEKELFINIENEVIIQHFQNMKSRRADLPRLCKD, translated from the exons ATGGTTTCAAATGTGAAAAAACAATTACAAAATTTGAGAGAGAGTGGCTGGGATGAGCTGTTGGAGGAGGTCTCTACATTTTGTTTTGAACAAAAAATTAACATTCCAAATATGGAAGACAATGTTCTTGGTCGGATTCGAGGTAAACAAGCTACCACTTATTTTCATCATTTTCGGGTTGTCATATTTTGTCAAGTTGTTGATCATATTAGTCAAGAAATGGAGAATCGTTTCTCGGAGTCAA AATTCTCACCATCTGATCTTATGGAGCTTAAAGAAGAACTGAAAATGTGGTTATCTGAAATGAAGATAAATGCAGCATTTCTGAAATTGCAAAATACAGGGGATCTTGCTAAAAAGATGGTTGATGTAGGTTTTGACAGGAGCTTTCCACTAGTATATCTTCTGCTGGAGCTTATTCTTATTTTACCGGTTGCTACAGCAAGTGTGGAGCGTGCATTTTCAGCTATGAACATTATCAAGACTAATTTGCGGAACAAAATGGGGGATGAATTTCTTACTGATTGTTTGGTGTGTTATATTGAGAAAGAACTTTTCATAAATATTGAAAATGAGGTAATCATCCAGCATTTCCAGAATATGAAGTCACGAAGGGCAGATTTACCGCGTTTATGCAAAGATTGA